The proteins below are encoded in one region of Telopea speciosissima isolate NSW1024214 ecotype Mountain lineage chromosome 10, Tspe_v1, whole genome shotgun sequence:
- the LOC122642622 gene encoding DNA-directed RNA polymerase 2, chloroplastic/mitochondrial-like isoform X2, with protein MSSSRTLAFSTSQCNKLDFLVPIDKPTILDPNPSKKQPTVMMWRSISKQVSSRKLRFSHETSSILPTYCFLGQPQNSILPDRTRQVEFNTSVNIPFIGRNFLRNWELPSFEDDMARTSFGCLTNPIKGYASVAEAICSTDASTDTEEDVSAIGEIQGLLEMRKDEKANLEPTLQRRQQKLVAGMKQGKYHMLRRRQVKIETEAWEQAAKEYKELLVDMCEQKLAPNLPYIKSLFLGWFEPLRDAILADQELRRQGKNRASYAPYFDQLPADMMSVITMHKLMGLLMTGGEHGSARVVQAACQIGEAIEQEVRIHKFLEKTKRKTDKDKKHQERESDPVVIEEERLRNIEQERLRKKVNNLMKKQKLQQLRHVLKGQDDSKPWGQDAQAKVGSRLIELLMQTAYIQPPVDQVADGPPDIRPAFRHSLKTVARETQKTSRRFGVIECDPLVRKGLERTARHMVIPYMPMLVPPVNWTGYDKGAYLFLPSYVMRTHGARQQREAVKKTPRKHLEPVFEALDTLGNTKWRINKRVLSIVDRIWASGGRLADLVDREDIPLPEEPDTEDETELKKWKWKVKTVKKENSERHSQRCDIELKLTVARKMKDDEGFYYPHNLDFRGRAYPMHPYLNHLGSDLCRGVLEFAEGRPLGKSGLRWLKIHLANVYAGGVDKLSYDGRIAFTENHLDDIFDSADRPLEGRRWWLKAEDPFQCLATCINLSEALRSSSPETTISHMPIHQDGSCNGLQHYAALGRDTLGASAVNLVTGEKPADVYSGIAARVLDIMQRDAEKDPETDPNALRARLLINQVDRKLVKQTVMTSVYGVTYIGARDQIKRRLKERNAISDENELFGAACYAAKTW; from the exons atgtCCAGTAGTAGAACTCTCGCATTTTCTACGAGTCAATGTAATAAGCTCGATTTTTTAGTTCCAATCGATAAACCCACAATCCTCGACCCAAACCCATCAAAGAAACAACCCACAGTAATGATGTGGAGAAGCATATCTAAACAAGTCTCTTCTAGGAAGTTAAGATTTTCCCATGAAACCTCTTCAATCCTGCCCACTTATTGCTTCTTGGGTCAACCCCAAAACTCCATTTTGCCCGACAGAACCAGACAGGTTGAGTTCAATACCTCCGTAAATATCCCGTTTATTGGAAGAAATTTCCTTCGAAATTGGGAATTACCATCGTTTGAAGATGATATGGCGAGAACCAGTTTTGGGTGTCTCACTAACCCAATTAAAGGTTACGCCAGTGTTGCTGAGGCCATCTGTTCGACTGATGCATCTACTGACACAGAGGAAGATGTTTCTGCCATTGGAGAAATTCAGGGATTGTTGGAGATGAGGAAAGACGAGAAAGCAAATTTAGAGCCTACACTGCAGAGACGGCAGCAGAAGCTTGTGGCAGGTATGAAGCAAGGGAAGTATCATATGCTTCGGAGGAGGCAAGTGAAAATTGAAACTGAAGCATGGGAACAGGCTGCGAAGGAATACAAGGAGCTTCTTGTGGACATGTGTGAGCAGAAGCTAGCACCCAATTTACCATACATAAAATCATTGTTTCTTGGTTGGTTCGAGCCATTGCGTGATGCAATTCTTGCAGATCAGGAATTACGCAGACAAGGGAAGAACAGGGCATCTTATGCCCCATATTTCGATCAGTTGCCAGCAGATATGATGTCAGTTATTACAATGCATAAATTGATGGGCTTGTTAATGACAGGAGGTGAACATGGCAGTGCTAGGGTGGTCCAAGCCGCTTGCCAGATAGGTGAAGCCATTGAGCAAGAG GTTAGGATACACAAGTTTTTGGAGAAGACAAAGAGAAAGACCGACAAAGATAAGAAACACCAAGAACGTGAATCTGATCCTGTAGTCATAGAGGAGGAAAGGCTAAGGAACATAGAGCAGGAAAGGCTAAGGAAGAAAGTCAATAACTTAATGAAAAAGCAGAAGCTACAACAATTGAGGCATGTACTGAAGGGCCAGGATGATTCAAAGCCATGGGGGCAGGATGCTCAGGCTAAG GTTGGGAGCCGTTTGATTGAATTGCTAATGCAAACAGCATATATACAACCTCCAgttgatcaagtagcagatggTCCACCTGATATTCGGCCTGCATTTAGGCACAGTCTGAAAACTGTTGCGAGAGAAACACA GAAAACCAGCAGAAGATTTGGGGTCATTGAATGTGATCCTTTGGTTCGCAAAGGATTGGAGAGAACT GCAAGGCACATGGTGATCCCTTATATGCCAATGTTAGTGCCTCCAGTCAACTGGACAGG GTATGACAAAGGAGCATACTTGTTTTTACCATCTTATGTCATGCGCACACATGGAGCGAGACAACAACGTGAAGCAGTTAAGAAGACTCCAAGAAAACATTTGGAACCAGTTTTTGAG GCCCTGGATACACTTGGAAATACCAAATGGAGGATTAATAAAAGGGTACTTAGTATTGTGGACAGAATATGGGCAAGTGGAGGTCGTTTAGCTGACTTGGTTGACCGTGAAGAT ATTCCTTTACCAGAGGAGCCAGACACTGAAGATGAAACAGAGCTCAAAAAATGGAAGTGGAAAGTTAAAACTGTGAAGAAAGAGAACAGTGAGAGGCATTCACAACGATGTGACATAGAACTTAAACTTACT GTAGCCCGGAAAATGAAGGATGATGAAGGTTTCTACTACCCACACAACCTTGACTTTCGAGGTCGTGCATATCCCATGCACCCTTATTTAAACCATCTTGGTTCGGATCTGTGCCGAGGAGTCCTGGAGTTTGCTGAGGGGCGTCCCCTTGGGAAATCAGGGTTACGCTGGCTCAAGATACATCTAGCCAATGTATATGCTGGTGGTGTGGACAAATTGTCCTATGATGGCCGAATAGCATTTACTGAAAATCACTTGGATGATATATTTGATTCTGCAGACAGACCACTAGAGGGTAGGCGGTGGTGGTTAAAAGCAGAAGATCCATTTCAGTGCTTAGCAACGTGCATCAATCTCTCTGAAGCATTGAGAAGTTCCTCCCCGGAAACAACCATCTCACATATGCCTATTCACCAG GATGGTTCATGTAATGGATTACAACACTATGCTGCCCTTGGAAGGGACACG TTGGGAGCTTCTGCGGTGAATCTGGTTACTGGAGAGAAGCCTGCAGATGTTTACTCAGGAATAGCTGCTAG